In the genome of Microbacterium paraoxydans, the window CCCCGAACACGGCCGCCACCGGCGTCCACGCGGCGATCTCGGCGACCGCGGTGAAGGCGCCGCCGACGTCGCGCACGGTCGACAGTGCCTGCAGCCCGATGTTGAGGAGGAGGCCGGAGGAGGCCAGCAGCACCACGCCGAGGGTGAGGACGAGGTCGCGCGTCCGCCGGCGGGCGAGCCACCCCGCGAGCAGTCCACTCACGACTCGGGCGCCCAGCACGCAGGTCGCGAGGGCTACGGGGACCATGAGCACCGCGACGAGGAGGGCCGGAGCGCTGACCGACCATCCCACGAGCATCAGTAGCAGGGCCAGGGCGGTGCCGATGCCGCCGATCGTCGTCATCCCCGCCACGACGAGACCGGGGAGGAGGGTGCGGGCGGTCACCGGGAGCAGGGCGAAGCGCTCGGGCGCCAGCGAGTCGTCCGCACTGACCAGGATCGACCCGATCCACCACCCGAGCACGATGACGGCGCCGGTGAGCACCATCGCGGTCACGGCGGCGTCCGGAGCGCCCACCCGCAGCGCGATCAGCCCCACGGTCAGCAGTCCCAGCATGCTCAGCGCGATGAGACCCACGATCACGAGGGTCACGATCATCCAGGGGTTGCGGGAGAGCTGATGCCCGAGCTGTCGCAGCCGCAGACCTACGAGGAGCGCAACCACGCGAGGGTCTCCGTTCCGAGGTCGTGGGCGCCGACGAGACTGAGGAAGCGCTCCTGCAGCGTGAGTCCGGCCCGCACCTCGTCGAGGGCGCCGTGGGCGAGCAGACGCCCCTCGGCGACGATGGCGACGCGGTCGCACAGCGACTCGACGAGCTCCATGACGTGGCTGGAGAGGACGACCGTGCCGCCGTCGTCCACGAAGGAGCGGAGGATCTGCCGGATCGTCTGTCCGGAGACCGGGTCCACCGCCTCGAGCGGTTCGTCGAGGATCAGCAGCCGCGGCGCGTGGATGAGCGCGCAGGCCAGGCCGATCTTCTTCTTCATGCCGGCCGAGTAGTCGACGACGAGCGTGTCGCGGGCCTCCGTCAGGCCGAGCGCGTCCAGCAGCTCACCGGAGCGGGAGACGACCTCCGCCTCCGGCATCCCGCGCAGCAGGCCGGTGTACCGCAGCAGCTCGGCGCCGCTGAGCCGGTCGAGCATCCGGATGCCGTCGGGAAGCACGCCCATCCGCGCCTTCGCGGCGGCCGGATCCTGCCAGACGTCGGTGCCGAGCACCCAGGCCGTCCCGGCGTCCGGGCGCAGGAGCCCCGTGGTCATGGCGAGCGTCGTCGTCTTGCCCGCACCGTTCGGGCCGAGCAGCCCCAGCATCGAGCCCGCGGGGACGTCCAGCGACAGCGCGTCGACGGCGACCTTCTGGCCGAACTGCTTGCGGAGCCCGCGGAGGGCGAGGACGGGCGGTGCGGGGGCGTGATCGCTCATGCCCCCATCCCACCACGCCTGCCGCGACCGGCGCATCCGCCGCGGGGAGGACCCGGCTCAGCGGTCGAGGGCGGCGAAGCGCTCGATGTCGCTGTTCGTCCCGGAGACGATGATGAGGTCGTGGTTGGTCACGATCGTGTTGGCCTCCGCGTAGCGGAACGGCTTGCCAGGGCTCTTCACGCCGACGACCGTGACCTTGTACTTCGAGCGCACACCGGACTCGTTCAGGCCGACGCCGCGGATGAACTTCGGCGGGTACATCTTGGCCAGGACGAAGTCGTCGTCGAAGCGGATGAAGTCGAGCATGCGCCCGCTCACGAGGTGGGCGACCCGCTCGCCGGCCTCACGCTCGGGGTAGATGACGTGGTTGGCGCCCACGCGGGCCAGGATCTTGCCGTGCGACTGCGAGACCGCCTTCGCCCAGATCTGCGGCACCTTGAGGTCGACGAGGTTCGCCGTGATAAGCACGGACGCCTCGATCGAGGAGCCGACGGCGACGACCGCGACCTGGAAGTCCTGGGCGCCGATCTGGCGGAGGGCGTCGATGTTGCGGGCGTCGGCCTGCACGGTGTGCGTGACGCGGTCCGACCACTTCTGCACGAGCTCGAGGTTGTCGTCGATCGCGAGGACCTCGCGGTCGAGGCGGTCGAGCTCGCCGGCGCAGGCGGCACCGAACCGGCCGAGACCGATGACGAGGACGGGAGCGTCCCCCCGAAGGACTTCAACCAACGATCGGCCTTTCCACGGGCAGTGAGTAGTACTGCGTGCGCGATGTCGCGGCGACTGCCGCAGCGAGAGTCACTGTACCAACGCGGCCCATGAAGATCGTCGCGGCCATGACGTACGAGGCGGAATCCGGAAGCTCCCCGGTGAGGCCCGTCGAGAGCCCGACCGTGCCGAACGCGGAGATGACGTCGAAGAGCACATGGCTGATGTCCGCCTTGGTGATCTGCGCGATCACGATGGTCGACAGGGCCACGATGGTCGCGCCCCAGGCGACGACGCTGAGCGCGACGCGCTGCACGTCGCTGGGGATGCGGCGGCCGAACGCCTCGACGGACTGGCGGCCCTTCGCCTCGGACCAGACGGCGATCGCGAGGACCGCGAGTGTGGTCACCTTGATGCCGCCCGCCGTCGACGCCGACCCGCCGCCGACGAACATGAGCATGCTGGCGGCGAGCAGCGACGAGCCGTTGAGGTCGTCCATCTCGATGACGTTGAAGCCGCCGGAGCGGGTCATCGCGGAGAGGAAGAACGCCTGGAAGGTCGTGTCCGCGGCGTCCATCGACCCGAAGGTCTTGGGGTTGTCGTACTCGAGGATGAGGAAGGCGGCCGCGCCGAGGATGAAGAGCAGCACCGTGGTGACGATGGTCAGCTTCGAGTGCAGCGACCACCGCTTGACGTGCCAGACGTGCTTCGCGAGCGTGTAGATCACCGGGAAGCCGATGCTCCCGAGGAACACGCCGACCATGAGCAGCGACAGCACGAGGTAGTCGTCGGCGAAGACGGCCACTCCGCCGTCGTTCGGGGCGAAGCCGGTGTTGGTGAACGCCATCGCCGAGAAGTACGGGGCCTCCCAGAGCGCGGCGATCGGGTCGACCCCCGCCATCACCAGCGCCGGATACAGGAGGGCCGCGAGGGCCGCTTCGATGAAGAGGGCGGAGAGGGCGACCGTGGTGAGCAGCTGGCCCACCTCGCCGAGGCGCACGGTCTGGCTCTCGTTGACCACGCCGCCGTGCGCCCGGAGCGGGTTCGTGTCGCCCGCCGCCATGAGCTTCGCGCGCAGCCCGAGGCGCTTCGAGATGAGCATCCCCATGAGGGAGGCGAGGGTCAGCACGCCGAGGGCTCCGATGTTGACGCCGATGAACACGACGACGTGCCCGAACGGCGACCAGTGGTTGGCCATGTCGACGGTCGCGAGGCCCGTCACGCAGATCGTGGAGACGGCGGTGAAGAGCGCGTCGCTGAGCGGTGTCACCGTGCCGCTGGCGGACGCGATCGGCAGCGAGAACAGCACCGTGAACACGAGGATCAGCAGCGCGAAGACCGCGATGGCGAACCGGGACGGCGACGAGGTGATGAGGTGCTTCACCCGGCCGGCGGCTCCGGGGAGACCGGTGCGAGGAGACGACGCCGAAACGATGCCCGACATCGCTGCCCCCTTCTTCTGCGCCGTCCGTTCCCCGGCGG includes:
- a CDS encoding ABC transporter ATP-binding protein, which encodes MSDHAPAPPVLALRGLRKQFGQKVAVDALSLDVPAGSMLGLLGPNGAGKTTTLAMTTGLLRPDAGTAWVLGTDVWQDPAAAKARMGVLPDGIRMLDRLSGAELLRYTGLLRGMPEAEVVSRSGELLDALGLTEARDTLVVDYSAGMKKKIGLACALIHAPRLLILDEPLEAVDPVSGQTIRQILRSFVDDGGTVVLSSHVMELVESLCDRVAIVAEGRLLAHGALDEVRAGLTLQERFLSLVGAHDLGTETLAWLRSS
- a CDS encoding potassium channel family protein — encoded protein: MVEVLRGDAPVLVIGLGRFGAACAGELDRLDREVLAIDDNLELVQKWSDRVTHTVQADARNIDALRQIGAQDFQVAVVAVGSSIEASVLITANLVDLKVPQIWAKAVSQSHGKILARVGANHVIYPEREAGERVAHLVSGRMLDFIRFDDDFVLAKMYPPKFIRGVGLNESGVRSKYKVTVVGVKSPGKPFRYAEANTIVTNHDLIIVSGTNSDIERFAALDR
- a CDS encoding TrkH family potassium uptake protein; this encodes MSGIVSASSPRTGLPGAAGRVKHLITSSPSRFAIAVFALLILVFTVLFSLPIASASGTVTPLSDALFTAVSTICVTGLATVDMANHWSPFGHVVVFIGVNIGALGVLTLASLMGMLISKRLGLRAKLMAAGDTNPLRAHGGVVNESQTVRLGEVGQLLTTVALSALFIEAALAALLYPALVMAGVDPIAALWEAPYFSAMAFTNTGFAPNDGGVAVFADDYLVLSLLMVGVFLGSIGFPVIYTLAKHVWHVKRWSLHSKLTIVTTVLLFILGAAAFLILEYDNPKTFGSMDAADTTFQAFFLSAMTRSGGFNVIEMDDLNGSSLLAASMLMFVGGGSASTAGGIKVTTLAVLAIAVWSEAKGRQSVEAFGRRIPSDVQRVALSVVAWGATIVALSTIVIAQITKADISHVLFDVISAFGTVGLSTGLTGELPDSASYVMAATIFMGRVGTVTLAAAVAATSRTQYYSLPVERPIVG